In Neisseria perflava, the DNA window AGTGCGGGCGCGGAGGCAAGGCTGATGAGAAGGCAGAGGGAAGCGGTGGTTTTTTTCATGATTGCAACCAGTCTTTGATTTCGTAAAGTTCGGCCAGTGCGCGGACGGAATCGGGAATATTTTGAATGGTCGGTTTTTTGTCTGTCCGGCGCAGAGCGTTGAGCAGCAGGGAAACGCAGGCTGAATCTGCTTTGCCTACTTGGCTGAAGTCTATGCTGTCTGTTTCTTTCA includes these proteins:
- a CDS encoding STAS domain-containing protein; this encodes MQTEIRNGTLYISGDVTVKTLTASAFARYEQQCRLKETDSIDFSQVGKADSACVSLLLNALRRTDKKPTIQNIPDSVRALAELYEIKDWLQS